The following proteins are encoded in a genomic region of Nicotiana sylvestris chromosome 4, ASM39365v2, whole genome shotgun sequence:
- the LOC104243301 gene encoding protein SOSEKI 5-like, with translation MAVATSSNSRSSTELLIPKKWNHREITSPERNMIWIEPKPKAFKTVPVIYYLCRNGQLEHPHFIEVPFSSSDGLYLPDVLNRLNLLRGKGMAYLFSWSCKRSYKNGYVWHDLSENELIHPTNGHDYVLKGSELLETSMSSRFCEISRSDHSDENRDSSSSTTAIMRRRNQSWSSFENPRQEYSVVYKCESGREIAGKFNSSEAAAADAATQTEEKRREQENKSVELSREELSPPLSMDSSDGIEGGSGSKGVDQTAENEFSSGGRMRASRVVMQLITCGSSTSVDCSMTKGQNRSKY, from the exons ATGGCAGTCGCAACGAGTTCCAATTCCCGATCAAGCACTGAGCTTTTGATCCCTAAGAAATGGAATCATAGGGAGATCACTTCTCCTGAGAGAAACATGATTTGGATTGAACCAAAACCTAAGGCTTTCAAAACTGTCCCTGTTATTTATTATCTTTGCAGAAATGGCCAACTTGAGCATCCTCATTTCATTGAAGTTCCATTCTCTTCCTCCGATGGACTCTATCTCCCAG ATGTGCTAAATCGGTTGAATTTACTGAGAGGAAAAGGCATGGCTTACTTGTTCTCCTGGTCTTGCAAGCG GAGCTACAAAAATGGATACGTGTGGCACGATTTATCGGAGAACGAATTGATTCATCCAACTAACGGTCACGATTACGTTCTCAAAGGATCGGAGCTTCTAGAAACTTCAATGAGTTCCCGATTTTGTGAAATTTCACGTTCTGATCACTCGGATGAAAATCGCGATTCTTCTTCTTCGACTACGGCGATCATGAGGAGGAGGAATCAGTCGTGGAGTTCATTCGAGAATCCTCGACAAGAGTATAGTGTAGTGTACAAGTGTGAGTCCGGGCGAGAAATAGCCGGAAAATTCAATTCATCGGAGGCTGCGGCGGCGGACGCGGCGACACAAACGGAGGAGAAGCGGAGGGAACAGGAGAATAAGAGTGTGGAGCTGAGCAGAGAAGAATTGTCTCCGCCACTGTCGATGGATAGTTCTGATGGAATCGAGGGTGGGAGTGGATCGAAGGGCGTTGATCAAACGGCTGAGAATGAGTTTAGCAGTGGTGGTAGAATGAGGGCGTCTCGTGTTGTGATGCAGCTTATTACTTGTGGATCGTCCACCTCAGTTGACTGCTCGATGACAAAAGGCCAAAATAGGTccaaatattaa